The DNA window GCGGGCAGGGTGCGGCACACGGCGTGGGAGGCCAGCCACCACACGAGGGTCGTCTTGCCCGCGCCCGCCTCGCCCCGCAGGACGGTCCGCGGGCGCGAGCCGAGGAGGTCCTCGATCCGCCCCCGGGGCTCCGGAGGGCCCGGCCGCGCCGCGGGCGAGCACTGGGCCTCCAGGCTCAGGTAGGCCGTGTCCAGGTCCCAGTCGCCCGAGCTCAGCTCGTCCAGACCGAAGATCTCCAGCCGGCTGTACGCGGCCTTGACCGCCTTCGCGTACGCGGGCTCGTAGGCCAGGTCCTCGGGATAGGCGGAGGAGATCTCCTCGAACTCCGGCGGGTCGGGCCAGTGCTCCAGCAGGGCCTTCCGGAAGCCGGGCTCGTCGATCACGGCGGTCAGCGGCACCGACTCGATGGACGAGTGCTGCCAGCCCAGCGGGTCCCCGCTCGCGATGCCGATCAGCAGCGGGCCCGCGAACACCGGCCCGCCCGACAGGCCGGCCCAGGGCGAGCCGTCCGGGACGGGTGCCGGGGGGTGGTGGTCGGCGTGCAGGACGTACCGGCCGCGCATCCGGCCCGACAGGGGCATGAGGGTGCCGGGGATCTGTGCGGCCTCCAGCTCGCCGGGCCCGTACCGCTGGACCTGCGGAAAGCCCAGGACCTGGCAGCGCGGCATCGGCTGCCAGCCGGCGCACTTGCCCCAGCGCAGCGGCGGCGGGAGCCCGAGGGGCGCCGGGAACCTGAGGGGCAGCACGGGCCTGCGGGCCACGAGGAGCGCCACGTCGCACGCATCCGGGTCGCCCGACCAGACGACGTCACAGGGAACGGGCCCGTCGCCGTCCGGTGCGGCGACCTCGACCGCGTCCCCCGCATCGAACAAATGCGCGCTCGTCAGCACCAGCTCCGGCGTCAGCAGCACCCCGCTGCCCTGCCGCGTGCCCAGCACGGCCACCAGCCGGTCCTCGGCCGACGGGATCGGCGCTCTCGCCCGGCCCACCGCTACTGCCCGGAGGACCCGAACCGCGACACCCCGCCCGGCCGCTCGTTGCCCACGCGCCAGCTGCCGCCCGTGCGGGTGTCCCTCGGCGTCAGGGTGAAGGAGACCTTGTGGGTACGGGTCGAGCCGCGCGACGCCTCCGCGTCCGCGCTGACCACCCAGGCCTTCACCCCGCCCGAGCCCTTGGCGTCCTTGCGGATCTCGACGGTGAACTCCATGGCGATCTCGCCCACGTCGAAGGCCAGGTCCTGGCCCGCGCCCCGGGCCGCCGCCGAGGTCAGCCCCTCCCGCACCGCCTGGACGGCATCCGCCAGCTCCACCTCTTCGAACCCGCTGCTCATCGCTCCACCCCCGGCCCCGGCGGCCGCTGCGCTGCGTGCGCGACCGCTGACCGGGAGCGTACCGCTGCGGCCGGGACTTTGGTCCCGGAACCGGGGAGGCCGAATGTCCTTCGGCGGTGACACCCGCCATAGGGCGTGGGTCACGTACTAAGGGAATTAGCAGTCGGCGCGGCCCTCATTTACCCGGAAAAACAGAGGGAATCGCTGGTCAGGGCGGCATGAATTACCTCCCCGTCGCTACGGCATTCGTTAGTAGAGGCCGTCCTTGGCAGGGCGGCGAATGCGGGTTACCAAGGTATGGCGATCCCGGTCCGCAGCCGGGACCTGTTTATGCCTGGAGGTTTATCCGTATGTCGAAGCGCACCGCTTTCCGTAACCCGAGCAAGACCGTTCTCCGTACCCGCGTCGCCGTCGTGGCAGCCGGCCTGGGAGCCTCGGTCGCGCTGGGTTCCGGGGTCGCGCTCGCAGCCGACACCACCGCCTCGGTGAGCGAGTTCCCCGCGTTCGCGTCCCTCGCGACGCTGGACGACTCGCTGCACAAGCAGGCCGAGACGCAGCTGAAGGTGGCGGAGAAGGAGAAGCAGAACGCCGAGCAGGCCAAGCGGGACGCGGCCGAGCGCGCCGAGGAGGCCCGCAAGCAGGCCGAGGCCTCCCGTAACCGCGCCGACGCCTGGGTCGCGCCCCTGGCCGAGTACCAGGTCGGCCAGCCGTTCGGCAAGGCCGGCAAGATGTGGGCCGCCAAGCACAGCGGCCAGGACCTGGTCGTCGGCAGCGGCACGCCCGTCATGTCCGTCCACGGCGGCACCGTCGTCAAGGCCGGCCCGAACGGCGGCGGCGACGGCCCCGCGTACGGCAACGCCATCGTGATCAAGCACGACGACAACACGTACTCCCAGTACGCCCACCTCTCGCAGGTGAAGGTCTCGGTCGGCCAGAGCGTCAGCACCGGCCAGGTCATCGGCCTGTCGGGCTCCACCGGCAATTCGTCCGGCCCCCACCTGCACTTCGAGATCCGCACCACCCCGAACTACGGCTCCTCCATCGAGCCGGTCGGCTTCCTGAAGGCCCACGGCGGGTCCCTCTGAGCCGTCTGATCCATCGGATCCACCGGGAGCCGGTGCACCGCGACACGCGGTGCACCGGCTCCTGCTTTTACGGTGGTAATGCAGCGCAAAAGCCGGTGATCGGAGCGCGTCATGATCAAGGGAATTGCCATCACCACCGTCTGGGTCCTCGACCAGGACCGGGCGAAGGATTTCTACACGGAGAAGCTCGGTCTAGAGGTCCGGACCGATATGACCATGGGCGGCGAGAAGGGAATGCGCTGGCTCACGGTGGGCGCCAAGGACCAGCCGGACGTCCAGCTGACGCTGATGGTCCCCGGCCCGCCCGGGCTCGACCCGGAGTCGGCGGAGGCCATGAAGAAGCTGGTGTCCAAGGGCGTGCTGGGGGCCGGGGTGCTGAGCACCGACGACATCCACCGCGACTACGAGACGCTCAAGGCCAGGGGCGTGGACTTCCTGCAGGAGCCCCAGGAGCGGCCGTACGGCACGGAGGCGATCCTGCGCGACGACTCCGGCAACTGGTTCTCGCTGACGCAGCGCAACGAGCAGCTGGACCTCGACAAGAACTGGGGCGAGTGCGTCGACCCGATGTGACGCCCGTGACGCCTGTGAGGCCCGTGAGGCCCGTGAGGCCGCGGCGGGAGCGTCGGGCGCGCTAGTCCGGCACCTGGATGATCGGGAACGTCCCCGTGCTCGTCGGCGCCGACTCCGGCAGCCACAGCACCGCGATGGCCCCCGTGCCGCCCTCGACCTCCGGGTCGGCGTTGCGGAAGGTCAGGCGTGCGCCCAGCACCCGGGCCTGCCCGGCGGCGATGGTCAGGCCCAGGCCGTGGCCCTTGCCCGCCCGGTCCTTGCTGCCCGTGCGGAACCGGCTCGGCCCGTCCTGGAGCAGCTCCTCGGGGAAGCCGGGCCCGTGGTCGCGCACGCGCAGGACGCGCCCCTCGACGGTGACGTCGAACGGGGCCTTGCCGTGCTTGGCGGCATTGGCCAGGAGATTGCCGATGATGCGCTCCAGGCGGCGTGGGTCCGTGGAGACGTAGGCGTCCCGGGCGACCCGTACGCGGGCCTCGGGCTCGAACGTGCGGACCCGGCGTTCGACGAACTCGCCCAGCAGGATCTCCTGCATCTCGGCGCGCTCGGCGAAGCCGTCCAGCCGGGCGACCTCCAGGACGTCCTCGACGAGCGTGCGCATGGCCTGGGCGCGGTCGCGGACGAGCTCGGTGGGCCGGCCCGGCGGCAGCAGTTCGGCGGCGGTGAGCAGGCCGGTGACGGGGGTGCGCAGCTCGTGGGCGATGTCGGCGGTGACGCGCCGCTCGGCCTCCAGGCGGCGCTGGAGCGCCTCGGCCATGCCGTCGACGGCGCGGGCCAGGTCGTCGGTCTCGTCGCGGACGCGGCCGCCGATGGCCTCGCGCACCCGCACCTCGGAGTCGCCGTCGGCGAGCTTGCGGGCGGCCGTCGCGGCCTTGCGCAGCCGGCGGGAGAGCTGGTCGCCGATGAGGATGCCGAGCGCGCAGCCGCCGAGGACGACGGAGACCGAGCCGATGATCAGCGCCTTGTCGAGCGCGTCGATGATGGAGAACCGGTCCTTGAACCGGGTGTGGATCGAGAGGATCTTGCCGTTGCGGACCGGCACCGAGGCCCAGACCTCGGGCGAGCCCTTGCCGCCGGAGTCCTGCAGGAACGTGGCGCGCTGGCCGATGGCGGCGGCGTCGCGCAGCGGCTTGGGCAGCGTGGGGTCGTCGAGCTTGGCGTGCAGCATCAGCCGGCCGGTGTTCTCGTAGTACCGCTGGGCGATCTGTACGCGCTCGTCCATGACGTCGCGGCTGTTGTCGAGCATCGACAGGCGGGCGGCGTTGTGCACGACGAGGCTGAGCGCCACCGCGACCAGCGCGCTGACGCCCGCGATGGCGAGGCTGACCTTCCAGCGCAGACCGGAGCGGAGGGCGAGCTTCACCACGAGCCGGTCCCCGCCGGGTCGGTCGAGCCGGTCCCCGCCGGGTCGGTCGGGCCGCTCCCCGCCGGGCCGCTCCCCGCCGGGCGGATCGCCGTCGGGCGGGGCACCACGGGGCGGATCACCATGGGGTGGTCACCCTCGTCACCCTCTGAGCTTGTAGCCGAAGCCGCGGACCGTCTCGATCCGGTCCTGGCCGATCTTGCCGCGCAGCCGCTGCACGTGGACGTCGACGACCCGGGTGTCGCCGCCCCAGCCGTAGTCCCACACCCGCTCCAGCAGCCGGTCGCGGGAGAGCACCGTGCCGGGCGCGGCGGAGAACTCCAGCAGCAGCCGCATCTCGGTCGGGGTCAGCGCGACGGGCACGCCGCCCTTGCGGACCTCCATGCCGTCCGTGTCGACCTCCAGGTCGCCGAAGCGCAGCACGCCGCCCTCCAGCTCCTCGGGGGTGTCGGCCCCGGCGGCGCCGTTCGGCCCGCTGGCGTGCCCGAAGCGGCGCAGCACGGCCCTTATGCGGGCGACGAGCACGGCGCCGTCGAAGGGCTTGGTGACGTAGTCGTCGGCCCCGGCCTCCAGGCCCAGGACGACGTCGATGGAGTCCGCGCGCGCCGACAGCATGATCACGGGGACGGTCGACTCGTCACGGATCCGGCGGCAGAGGCTGACCCCGTCCAGGCCCGGGACCATGACGTCGAGCAGCGCGATGTCGGGCTTGCGGGCGCGGAACTTCTCCAGCCCCAGCAGCCCGTCCGGCACCGCGGTCACCTCGAAGCCGTCGCGCTCCAGTGCCAGCTGGGTCGCCTCACGGATGACGTCGTCGTCCTCCACGAAGAGCACATGCGTATCGGCCACGCTGCCCTCAGCCCTCCGTCCCCACGCTGGGGAGATCGCCCTTGTCGGTGTTGCCGACCTTGCTGTAGTCGGTGTGCGTGCGACCGGTCTCCCGGAACTCCGTACCCGACCAGTGGTACGTCATGACATCTTCGCCCGAGGCGCAGCAGACCGCGTCACCGGGGCCGTAGACCTGCTTGGTGACGCGGAGGTCGCGGCGGTCGATCTCGGAGTAGACGGGCGCCTGCTCGATCATGAACACGTTCTCGTAGGAGCCGTCGCTCTTCGCACGGTACACATACGAGCCCACGCCCACGGAATCGCCGCACGTGAGGATGTTGACGATGATGTCGTCGCGGCTGCCGTCGGTCAGCTTCCCGTAGATCACGTCCAGCGGGTACTGGTTCTTCACGCACGGCTTCAGGTCCTTCTTGACCTGGCTGCCGATCTTCGGATCGTTCTTGATCAGCTTTACGGCGTCGATCTTCTCGTGCGGCCGGTCCGCCGTCGCCGAGGCCGAGGGCATGCGGGTCGGCTTCGCCGCGGACTGCGTCTGCGCGGTGCCTTCCTTGCGGACGCCCTCGCTGCCCGCATCGCATCCGGCAAGCAGAAGACCGGCGGCCGCGGCCAGAGCTGTGACCGTGCCGCCGGTGATCAGAACCGGCCTGGGGGGAGCCGCCTTTTTCAGGCTGCGCACCGTTCCTGCCCCCGCTCGTTGCGCTCGAGGGCGTGGAAGTCCAGGTCGCGGCTCTCCAGCTCCTGGCGCAGCCGGGCCAGGGCCCGGTGCAGCGTGCTCTTGACCGTGCCGGTCGACATGCCGAGCGCCTCCGCGGTCTCCTCGGTGCTCATCTGCTCCCAGTGTCGCAGCACGACGACGCTGCGCTGCTTGGGCGCCAGGACCCCGAGGACGTCCATCAGCAGGGCGCGGTCGGCGTGCTGCTCCGTGCTGTCCTCGACGCTCGCGTCGGGGAGCTGCTCGGTGGGCACCTCGTCGAGCTTGCGGGCGCGCCACCACTCCGTACGAGTGTTGATCATGACACGGCGGAGGTAGGCGTCGGCCAGCGACTTGTCCGCTATGCCTTCCCAGCGGCCGTAGGTGCGCACCAGTGCGGTCTGGAGGAGGTCCTGTGCGTCGATGGGGTCCGGCACGAGACGGCGGGCGCTGCGCAGGAGGGCGTCCTGACGGTTGCGCACGTACTCCTCGAAGTCCAGAACCTTGCCGCTGCTGGCCATCTCGCAGCCTCCATTCCGCTTGCATTCCCCGCGTCACGCTGGTGGTCTCCCAGCACGGGTAGGACGCTACGGAGGAGCTGTTGCGACGTGATGTGCGGCAGCACTGCGGCAGGTGCACAGCTGTCCATAGGTTGTGTAACAGCGGTGCGGGAGCAGGGGCGGTAGGGCGTGAAAAGGGGGCTCTGTCCTGTTCGGGAGCCCCCTTCGCGGTTACGTGAGCGGCAGCCGGTACCTGCCGTCGGCCAGCGGCTCCACCAGGCCGTCCGCCACCAGCCCGTCCAGCGCACGGGCCCGCTGCACCGGCTCGTCCCACACCGCGTCCAGCGCCACCTGCGGTACGGGCTCCAGCGCCTCGCGCAGCACCGCGAGCAGCTTGCCGCGCACCTGCCGGTCCGTCCCCGCATACGTCTGGCCGCGGCGCGGCGGGCCGTCGTGCGCGGGGGATCCCGCGGCGAGCCAGGCGCACCGGCCGGCGATCGGGCAGCGCCCGCAGACCGGCGTGCGCGCCGTGCACACCAGAGCGCCGAGCTCCATGGTCGCGGCGGCCCAGCGGGCGGCCACCGGCTCGCTCTCCGGCAGCAGCGCCCGGGCCAGCTTGCGCTCGGCCGCGGTGGTCGCGTTCGGCGGGTACTGCGCGCCGCTCACGGCGCGCGCGAACACCCTGCGCACGTTGGTGTCGAGGACCGCGTGCCGCTGCCCGTAGGCGAAGGAGGCCACCGCGGCCGCCGTGTACTCGCCGACGCCCGGCAGCGCCAGCAGCCTGGCGTGGTCGCGCGGCACGTCGCCGCCGTGCAGCTCCGTGATCGCCGTAGCGGCGGCGTGCAGCCGCAGCGCCCGCCGCGGATAGCCGAGCCGGCCCCACGCGCGCACCGCCTCCCCGGGCGGCTCCGCCGCCAGGTCCGCCGGGCGCGGCCAGCGCGCGAGCCACTGCTCGTAGACGGGCAGCACCCGGCTGACCGGCGTCTGCTGCAGCATGAACTCGCTGACCATCACGCCCCAGGCGCCGGCTTCGGGGCGCCGCCAGGGCAGATCGCGGGCGTTCGCGGCGAACCAGTCGATGACCGGGCCGTGGAGCTCCACGGGAAGGGGCTCGGAGGAGGACTCGGAACGGGTGGTGGTGCGGTCTGTGACAGTCATGGCGCTTCCGATCCTGGCACGGCCGCGCACGACGGAGAAACGCGCCGGGCCCCGTTCCCCTGACTTTCGTCCGACTTTCGTCAGGGGTGCGCGGACGGGCTCGGCTTGTACCGTCGGACCGGTGAGCCGCCGCACGATCACCGCCCCGTTCAGGGCCCTGCCCGACGCCCTGCTGTGGGCGGTGCTCGCCGTGCCCGGCGCACTCGCGGACCTGACCGGCGTGAACGCGCCCCGGCCCTGGTGGCAGAGCGCGGGCGGCGCGGCCGTCCTCGCCGTCGCCGTGGCCGTCTCCCGGGCCCGTCCGGTGCTCGCCCTGGCCCTCGCCGCCGGACTCGGGCTCGCCACATCCCCCTCCCTCTTCACGCTCTCCTACGGGCCCGCGCTCTCCGTCCTCGCCTACCTGCTGGGCCGCCGCTCGGCCGCCGCCCGCCCCGCGCTGTACGCCTTCCCGGCCGTCGCGGCCGCCGGCACGCTGCTCGTCCTCGCCCGCGACGTCGACCCCGTCGTCGAATGGCTGGTTCTGACCGGCACGTTGCTCTTCGGCGCGGTCTTCCCCTGGCTGGCCGGCCGCTACCGGCGCCAGGCCCGCGAGCTCGTCGCCGCGGGCTGGAGCCGGGCGGCGCAGCTGGAGCGCGAGCAGGAGATCGTCGCGGACCGGGCCCGGCTGCGGGAACGCACCCGCATCGCCCAGGACATGCACGACTCCCTCGGCCACGAACTGAGCCTGATCGCCCTGCGCGCCGGGGCCCTGCAGGTCGCACCCGGCCTCGACGCGGCGCACCGGGCGGCCGCCGCGGAGTTGCGCGGGGCCGCGGCGTCGGCGACGGACCGGCTCCGCGACATCATCGGCGTCCTCCGCGAAGCCGGCCCGGCCGCGCCCGCGCCGCTGACCCCGCCGGACGACTCGCTCCGCGCCCTTGTGGACCGCGCGGCGGCCTCGGGCCTGCCCGTACGCGCCCGGCTGCCGCGTGAGACGGCGCTGCCGCCGCTCGTGGAGCGGGCCGCGTACCGCGTCGTCCAGGAGGCGCTGACGAACGCGGCCAAGCACGCGCCGGGGGCGGAGGTTTCGGTAACCGTGGAGAGTGGGGCGGGCGGGGCGGGGGAGACGTCGGTGACGGTCGTGACCGGCCCGGGCCCCGGCCCCACGGTTGCCTCCCCGGCACCCGGAGGCGGTACGGGCCTGCTGGGCCTGCGGGAGCGGGTGGCGCTCGCGGGAGGCGAGTTCAGGGCGGGACCTTCCGGGGACGACGGGGGGTTCGAGGTGAGCGCGCGGCTGCCGCACGACCCGGGGCTCCGCCCCGCGCCCCGGCCCTCGGCGGCCGGACGGGCCGGGCAACCGGCGGGCCTCGCACAGGCTCACCGCACGGCCCGGCGGCGGTTCGCCGTCCCCTTCGCCGTCGCGGCCGCCGCCGGCGCCGTCTTCGTCTCCGCGGCCTTCGGCTGGTACGCGTACATCAAGGGCCACTCGGTCCTGAAGCCCGCCGACTACGCCGCCTTGCCCGTCGGAGCGCCGTACGCCGACGTCGCCCCGTTCCTGCCGGACCGGCAGGTCGCCGACCCGCCGGCCGACCGGGCCCCGGGCGTCCCGCCCGCCGGCGCCGAGTGCCGCTACTACCGGGCGAGCGGCGAACTCTTCGTCAGCGTCGAACATTTCCGGCTCTGCTTCCGCGACGGGCACCTCGTCGACAAGAGCCGCATCCCGCGCGCCGGGACCTCCGGCGTCGTGCAACAGGAAGAGAAGGAGTGGCTGCGGTGAGCACCGTCAGAGTCCTCGTCGCCGACGACGAGGCGATGATCCGCGCCGGAGTCTGCGCGATTCTGTCCGCCGACCCCGGCATCGAGGTGGTCGCGGAGGCGGCGGACGGCCACGAGGCCGTCGAAGCCGCCCGCGCCCACCGCCCGGACGTGGCGCTCCTCGACATCCGCATGCCCCGCCTGGACGGCCTCGCCGCGTGCGAGGAGATCCGCCGGAGCGCGCCCGGCACGGCCGTCGCGATCCTCACCACCTTCTCCGAGGACGCCTACGTCTCCCGCGCCCTGGGCGGCGGAGCCACCGGCTTCCTCCTCAAGTCCGGCGACCCCTACGAACTGATGGCCGGTGTCCGCGCCGTCGCGGACGGCGGCGCCTACCTCTCCCCGAAGGTCGCCCTGCACGTCATCGCCGAGCTCGGCGGCGAGCGCCTGACGCGCGGGGCCGCCGCCCGCGCCCGGATCGCCGGGCTGACGGCCCGCGAGCGCGAGGTCCTCGCCCTGCTGGGCGAAGGACTCTCGAACGCGGGCATCGGCCGCCGCCTCCACCTGGTGGAGGGCACGGTCAAGGGCTACGTCAGCGCGGTCCTCGACCGGCTGGGGGTCGGCAACCGGGTGCAGGCCGCGATCGTCGCCCACGAGGCGGGGCTGGTCACCGGTTCGGCCGTGGGCTGACCGGCCCCCCGATTGGTCGGCCCCGGCCGGACGCGGTGGAATGAGGTCATGAGCGATACGGAGCAGCGGCCGCCACGCGAGATCCGGGCGGCCCTCGACGCGCACTCGACCCTCACCCTGGCCTACGCGGACGAGGACGGCCCGCAGGCGTGCGCGGTGCTCTACGCCCTCGCCGGGCCCACCGAACCGGCCGGACCGCCCGGCGACGACCCCACCGCACTGCTCTTCGTCACCTCGGCCACCACCCGGCACGGCCGCGCCCTCGTCGCCGCGAGCACGGGCGACCCGGGCGCGGGCGCCCGGGTCGCGTTCACCGCCCAGCGCGACGGCCAGGTGTGGACGGCCCTGACGGGCCTTCAAGGCCGCGGCACCTGCCGCCGCCTGGAGGACGCCGAGCGCGAGGCCGGGTGGCGCGCGTACAGCGAGCGCTTCCCGTACGTCGACCACAACGACCGGCTCCGGCAGGCGATGGAACGCACCGACCTGTGGGAGCTGCGCCCCGACTGGCTGCGCCTGATCGACAACGGCCAGGGCTTCGGCCACAAGACGGAGTGGACGCGCCCCACGGCGTGAGGCCCGCGGCCCTCGTGCCCCGGGGAGCCGTGCCCGGGCACGGCCCCTGCTTCCTGCCCTCTGCTTCCTGCCCCCTGCTTACGCCCGCACCAGCATCCGCAGCCGCCCCCGCCCCGCCCGGTCCACGAGCGAGGTGGCCCACCGCGCGAGCAGCAGCCCGCCCAGGAGCGCCACGGCGGCGCCGAGCAGGAGACCCACGGCCACGTCGTGCGGGTAGTGCACGCCGAGGAAGACCCGCGAGAAGGCGACTAGCAGGGCCATGGGCAGCACGGCCCAGGCGAGCACCCGCCGGGCGAGGACGATCCCGGTGGCCAGCGCGGCCGCGAGCGTCGCGTGGTTGCTGGGGAACGACCAGTCGCCGTGCGGCGGGCAGGGCGCGAGCGAGGCGACCGCGCCCCGGACCGCCCGGCACGGCCGCTCCTCGTCCACCAGGCTCTTGACGATCTCGCTGATCCCGTAGGCGACCGCGGTCGTGACCGGTACGAGCAGCGCGAGCGCGACGCCGCGCGCCCCCGTCCGCCTGTTGCGCCACCAAACGGCGACGGCCACGGCCATCAGCAGCAACAGCCCGGCCTCCGTGCCGATTTCCGCAAGGCTGTGCACCCACTCCGGTGTGGAGCGGGCGAATTCGGTGACGTCGCGATAGAGGTCGTTGTCCACGGTGTCCATGGTTCCGGGAGCCTACGGTCCGTCACTTCGGCGCCACACCGGGCTATCGGCAGGCAGTCCATCCGACTTTCGTCAGGCGGCGGACCGCGAAAACCGCCTGACGGCGGACCGATGATGCGAAAATCCGGCACCCACCCGGCGGGTATGGGCTGGTGCCCCCGCCGATGTCTCGTAGAGTCTTCGCGTGGGATCTCTGCGCAATCCGATCGGGCCGCTTCCCTCCTCCATCTATTGGCGGCGGAGGGCAGTTGCGCTTGGCCTGCTCGGCCTTCTCGTTCTCGTCGGGCTCTGGTTCGTCACCCTGGGGGGTGACGGTGGCTCAGGTGATGACCAGGGCAAGGGCTCGGACGGGAAGAACCCGGCCGACAACACCACCATCACGCCCGGACCGGTGCCCTCCGGCCCGCACTTCAGCCAACGCCCCGGTGGGCGCGGCGAGTCGGGCAGTGGCGGCACGGGCGGCGGCTCCGGTGACGGCCGCTCCGGCGGCGGCGCCTCCGGGACCGGCGGTTCCGGTGCGGGCGGCGGCGGGACGACGGGCACGGGCGGCGGCAGCGGAGCCCTCGGCACCGGCGACGGCAAGGCCGTCCCGGCCGGCTCCTCCCTGCCCGACTGCGGGCCCGGCTCGGTGCGGCTCGCGATCCGCAGCGTGAAGGACTCCTACGGGCCCGGCGAGAAGCCGAAGTTCGAGATCGTCGTGAAGAACTCCGGCGGAAGTGCCTGCAAGGTGAACTTCGGTTCCACCGCCGCCATTCTGAAGATTGCGCATATCGACGGCGACGACCACGTGTGGGCCTCCGACGACTGCCCCCGGGCCGCGGGCGCGGTGCTGGTCGAGCTCCCCGGTTCGGGCGAGACGAAGCGCACGGTGGAATGGGACCGCAAGCGCAGCGCCCCGCGCTGTGCGACGCCTTCCGGCGAGGGGGCGGCGGGCGCCGGTAAGTACCGGGCCGAGGTCAGGATCGCGGGTGTCACCGAAAAGGTGGAATTCACCCTGGAGAAGGCCTGACGAAAAGGGTTGACGACCGGGCGTGCGGCCGCGCCGCCCGGCCGTTCGACCCGGGTGCGGCAGGAGCCGTACGGCCGATCCGTCCTGGACGGGGCGTTCGAGGGCCCGGCCCTCGGGCGCAGGGGCCCCTCAGACGTAGCGTTCGAGGATCGAGGACTCCGCCAGCCGCGACAGCCCCTCGCGGACCGAGCGGGCGCGGGCCTCGCCGACGCCGTCGACCGTCTGCAGGTCGTCCACGCTGGCGGCCAGCAGCTTCTGCAGCCCGCCGAAGTGGTCGACCAGCCGCTCTATGATCGCGCCGGGCAGGCGCGGCACCTTCGCCAGCAGGCGGTAGCCGCGCGGCGAGACCGCCGAGTCCAGCGTCTCCGGGGAGCCGCTGTAGCCCAGGGCGCGCGCCACGATGGGCAGTTCGAGCAGCTCGGGGTGGGTGAGGGCGTCCAGCTCGGACAGGGCCTCGGGGACGGTGCGGGTGCGCTTGGCGGTCGGCTCCGGGACGTAGTCCCGAACTACCAGGTCGCGCTCGGGCTCGACGCCCGCGATCAGCTCGTCCAGCTGGAGGGAGAGCAGGC is part of the Streptomyces roseifaciens genome and encodes:
- a CDS encoding phosphatase PAP2 family protein; amino-acid sequence: MDTVDNDLYRDVTEFARSTPEWVHSLAEIGTEAGLLLLMAVAVAVWWRNRRTGARGVALALLVPVTTAVAYGISEIVKSLVDEERPCRAVRGAVASLAPCPPHGDWSFPSNHATLAAALATGIVLARRVLAWAVLPMALLVAFSRVFLGVHYPHDVAVGLLLGAAVALLGGLLLARWATSLVDRAGRGRLRMLVRA